TGGTGCCTTGGGTGAGCAAAAGATTTTGCTAAGGCATCTGGTTGCCATCACATGCCTTTCAGGAATCTACTTAAAAATCAGCCATAGCGTTGTTCCCATTGCGGCAAGAGTAACGACAATCGAAACAACTGCGATTTTTGAGTTAGTTTCCAGCGCCTCAATTAACCTGTCGTCTTTTAACACGCTAACCTCCTCTTGTTCAAGGAGGGGCACATGTGAGAAATAGCGATGCATGCACCATTACCAACCGTAACGTCCCGTTAGTCAGCATAGCGCCTCTTCATACATCAGCCACTTCCCAACGACGCCCCTATTTAAAAGGGCGGGACGTATACCCTTTACGCCTAAGTCCAGTAGGCAATATATGTTTGCGCCGAACGACCAAGCTCACAGGCGGCTATGGAGCGCAGCGAAATAGCCGTCCGGTGCAGCGCCTTGTTATGCGCTGCCTTCAGAATATGACCTTGTATGTTCTTCCATCATTGGTTCTCGCTTCCCCCATCCCTGTATTATCAAGATTCGCGCGAACCAGGACTTCCATCATCAGTTTTGTACCTGGGCTTCTTAGAATTGCATAGCCAATAGACGTGCTTCCAATTGAGTAGCCCGTTCCGAAACTGGAAAATGAGCCAAATGTTGTTCCGGCGAATGCTGTACCAGTGGTTGTGCCAAAACTTATCGAATCATTACGTAACTCAACATATTTACCGCTCAGCCGTGTCCCATCAGCCATATTCACCCAAACCTCATGAGTGGCGACATTAAAGCCCCCATGAAGGGTTTCTCCTGTTTCAAAGCTAATGAGTTCGACGTTGTACGCGCAGCCGGTGATCAGCAGCACGAGCATAAAAGCGGAATACTTCACTATCTCTCTCATTTCAGTCTCCTTGCGCATAACGCTGCGGTTCACTGGGCGGCCGTTTTTATGGCCGATCCAGTGCAACCGCTTGTTGGCCAGTGTTTGCCTCTATTACTGTATACTTGAGGTCATTACCAGCTGCGGCCCACCGCACATGATAGCTTCCTTTAAGGCTTATAATCTCGTCCTTTTTACCTGTTGGTTTGGAAATAGCCCCGTAAAGCTTCTGTCCCTTTCGGAAATACCCGTAGATGCCGCCTCCACTACCAGAATAGAAAAGCGGATCATCAGCGAATACGACCAGAAAAGAACGCTCGAATCCGGCACTCTTAAGTTGCTCAATGAATAAGATATCTTTACAGAAGCTAAACATTTGCTCTGGATACTGGCCGTTCCTAGGGAACTTCAACTCAACGGCATATTTGAGTTCAGACCTGTCCGGTGAGAAAACAGAAATATCTATCTCTTTCTTGATAAATTCCCCAGTACGAAAGAAGAAAGTCACATTCCTTTCAAACTGAATTTTCAACTCCAATAACTGTGCCCGAAGCATTATGCCAAGTTCATGTTGTAGGCTAAATTCGTTGTATATGTCTATTTCTCTGCGTTTGACTGAATCAACGAACCTATGGATGACTTCCAGCATCTCTCTCCTTTGGCCAACGGGGCGAGCTGAGCTGCGAGGGCACGCAGCCTGCTGGAGCGCGCAGCGCTCATGCAGGCAAGTGCCATCGCCAGCTCCAGCGATTGTTCGGAAGGCCGCCTTGGCGGCCTGGAGAACAGGCGCTGGAGCGACCAGCTCAGCTCGCCCCGTTCAGGGCGCGCCGAAGGCGTGCCCTGAACATGTATTAGACGGCCAGCTGTCTTTCGCGCTGGGGCGGCTGTCCGATTATCTGCCATCAAATCGGCAGGTTACGTTCGTGGCGCCCGAGAGGTCCCGAGAAAAATCATGTAAGATCGGTTGGTTGCGCAAGGGGCTCCGCCCGGGATATGATCCATCCGCCTATCACAGGCTGCCGCCAGTCGCCAAAAAGATCGCAATAACAGCGCAATAGGCGAAATACATCCTTGCTGCCTCGCACCGGTCTGACCTCATCGCCCCCCCTGCCGACGGGATGACCGCTGCTGTTCAGGTCCGCTTGACCTTCCATCGCCGGTGTCCTGGTCCTCCCGGCATCCCGGCATGGTTCCCGGTGGGTGACACCCCGGTCTGGACAGTGCAGGCCCTGTGAGCAGAAACCATCGGCGGCGGTTGTCCTGCGGACGATACCCCACGCCCCCCTGCACGGCAAGTCACCTGAATAGCGGGACTCCACCTGGCCCTTGGTGCGTTGGCGCGTGGCGTTCCCTCCCGCTCCCCAGGCTGCCCGACCGCCATCCGGCCGGCCAGGGCTCCCGGCCGGGCACGTCAGGGCAGGAGCATCTCCATGAACTGGCCCCGCAGACAGTGGTGGGAGCTCATGGTGCTGCCGTAGGCGCCGGTGTTGAGGAGGGCCAGAAAGTCACCCTCTTCCACCGCTGGCAGCTCAATGTCCTCGGCCAGGATGTCCAGGGCCTCGTTGATGTGGCCGGCCACCGTCACCTGTCGGGCCGGCTGATCCGGCCGGCGCTGGCAGACCGCCACCTCCAGGGGCAGATGGTAATACGCCGGCTCCACCACCAGGTCGGTGCCGCCGTTCACCCCGACGAAGATCCGGCCCTCCTTCTCCTCCACGGTGTTCACCTGCACCAGGAGCACCCCGGCATCCATGGCCAGGTAGTTGCCAGGCTCCACCCACACCGCACACCCCAGGCCACCCAGATGCCGGCCCAGGAGATCCGCCCAGGCCCGCAGGTCCAGAGGCGGATCCTCTCCGGTATACGGTACCCCCAGACCGCCGCCGACATTCAGCACCCGCAGGCCAGGCACCTGGCCGGCCAGTTGCCGGCAGTCGGAGAGGATCCGGTCCAGGACCGGCAGCTGCGGGTCGCTCCAGCCGCAACCGCAGTGGAAATGGAGGCCGGTCACGGCCAGGCCAAAGGAGGCGGCCAGATCCAAGGCCTCCCGGAAGCGGGCCGGGTAGATGCCGAACTTGGTGGGCCGGCTGCCGGCGTACTGGAGGAGCTCCTGGTCCCGGTAGCCGAGGCCCCGGCCAGGATTGAGCCTGAGACCAATCTGCCGGCCGGGGCAGCGCTGGCCGAGGCGGCGGATCGTGGACAGGGAGTCGGCATTGACCCAGACCCCGGGCTGGCGGGCGATGAGGTCCAGATCGCTGTCGGCCACCGCGGTGGCGGTGTAGGAGATCTCCTCCTCCGCAAAGCCCACCTGCCGGGCCAGGAGTAGCTCCCCCGGGGAACAGACATCGGCACCGCAACCGCCGTGGAGCTGCAAGGCGGCAAGCAGGGGCGGGAAGCGGTTGGCCTTGATGGCGAAGAAGATGCGGGAGGGAAAGGAGCGGCCGGCAAGGGCAGCGAAGAGCCGCTGGAGGTTGGCGAGAAGACGCTGGCGGCTGTAAACGAAAAGCGGTGTGCCCATGGAGCGGGCCAGGGCTGCGAGATCGGCGCCGGCCAGGACCAGCCGCTGGTCCCGGTATCCCAGATCATCCCGCTCCCACCAGAGACGTTTTCCGCCCTTGGTCACGGCAGCCCTCCCGGCAGCGAGGTTCTCGTTGGCTTGACGCGGGCGGCGTCGGTCCGTCGCCCGGGCCGTTCACCCGCGGGCTATCCTCCACCGGTCAGCCATCGAGGTCGCTCTCCGACAGCTCGGCTAGGCTCATGAGATGCCTGAGAAGTCCAACCTTGAGTGGCTGAGCACCGTGGACGGGTATCGACAGTCGGACCACACTCCCAGGCTTGCCGAAGATGTGGTGGCTACCGTGGATCCGGAGCAGCAGCCAGCCGTTTCGCTCCACAGCCCTGACCAAATCCTTCCCCGAGACGGACCTCATACGGCAATTTCCATGATACGGTCGCTCTCGGAGATCTTGGCAGGCGTCACATCGACGGCCAGGCAGCCCTCAATGGCCTCGTAGAGGTTCTGGAGCAGTTCCTCAAACGTCTCGCCCTGGGTAGCGCAACCTGGGATCGCGGGAACCTCCGCCCAGTACCCACCTTCCGCGGCAGTGTGAACGACGACCTTCAATCGCATGACACCCTCTCCTCGGTTCCAGTCAGAACACGGTCTTCGCTTGCCATGGGCCTCTGGCGGCGGAGTCGATCCCGGTCACCGCCGGGGCGGGACAACCTGGACAACCCCGGCCGCCAGGCTATCACCTTCTTTTTTTGTCCTCTTTCAAGGTCATGACCCTTTCAGGCGGACACCGGCGCCAGGAGCAGGCGGCAGTCGGCCACCGAGGCGCCCTGGCCTTCCGGGTGGGCGATCAGGGGGTTCACGTCCAGTTCGACGATCTCGGGGTTGTCGGTGGCCAGGGCGGAGAGGCGCAGGAGGCACTCCTCGATGGCGGCGGTGTCGCAGGGCGCGGCGCCCCGGGCGCCGGTGAGCATGGGAAAGGCCTCTATGGCATGGACCATGTGCCAGGCGCCGTTGTGGCGGATGGGGGCGAGACGGAAGGAGACGTCCTTGAAGATCTCCACGAAGATGCCGCCGAGGCCGAACATGAGCAAGGGGCCGAAGGCCTCGTAGCGCTTGATGCCGAGGATGGTCTCCACCCCCGGCGCGGCCAGCTTCTGGGCGAAGACACCCCGCAGGCTCGCCTCCGGGGAGTGCTGGCCGGCGGCGGCCATGATGGCGGCGAAGGCCTCCCGGGCCTCCTCCGGCGAGCGGATCCCCACCCGCACCCCGCCGACGTCGGACTTGTGGATGATCTGGGGGGAGACGATCTTGAAGGCGCAGGGACCCAGCTCGGCCACCGCGGCGGCCGCCTCCTCCGGCGAGGTCACCAGCCGGCCGGGCAGGACCGGAAAGCCGTAGGCGGCCAGGATCTCGTTGCCCTCCACCTCGCCCAGATAGAGCTGGCCGGCCGCCAGGGCCGCCTCGATCGCCGCCCGGGCCCTCGGCCGGTCGAAGGCGAGAGCCAGCTCCTTGTAGTGCTGGCGCCGCACCCAGCGGGAGTGGCGGTACAGGGCGCCCATGGTGCGGGCCGCGGTCTCCGGGAAGCTGTAGTGGGGGATGCCGCCCTGCTCCAGGAGCTCCACCCCGGCGGAGACATCCATGAGACCCATGAACGAGGCCATGACCGGCTTGCCGCTCCGCTTGGCCAGGCTGGGGATCATGGCCGCGGTGGCCTCGATCTCGGTCATGGACTGGGGGGTGAGGATGAAGAGCACCCCGTCCACGCTCTCGTCATTCAAGACCGCCTCCAGGGCCGCCTGGTAGCGCTCCGAGCCGGCATCGCCGATGACGTCCACCGGATTCTTGATATTCGCCGCGGCCGGCAGATGGCTGCGCAGGGCCGCGGTGGTCTCCGGCTGGAAGCGGGCCAGCCTGAGGCCGGAGCCGATGGTGACGTCGGTGGCGATGATGCCGGGGCCGCCGGCATTGGTGACGATGGCGATGCGGTTGGAGCGGGGCAGGGGCTGGCTGGCAAAGGCGATGGCGCAGTCGAACAGCTCCTCGATGGTCTGCACCCGGAAGACCCCGGACTGCTGGAACAAGGCGTCGTAGACCGCCTCGGAGCCGGCCAAAGACCCGGTGTGGGAGCTGGCGGCGGCCGCGCCCTCGGCGGTACGGCCGGCCTTGATGGCCAGGATCGGCGTCGGGTGCTCGCCGCCGGTGATCTCCCGCACCGTCTCGATGAACTCGGCGCCGTGCCGGAGCTCCTCCACATAGAGCATGATCACCCGGGTCTGGGGATCCGCTGCCAGGTAGCGGATGATGGCCAGCTCGCCGATGTCCGCCTTGTTGCCCACCGAGATGAACTTGGAAAAGCCGATGTTGCGGCGGGCGGCAAAATCGAGCACCGCGGTGCACAGGGCGCCGGACTGGCTGATGAAGGCGATGTGGCCGGGGTTGGCCCGGCGGCGGGCAAAGGAGGCGTTGAGCCGGACCGCCGGATCGGTGTTCATCACCCCCAGGCAGTTGGGGCCCACCAGCCGGATGCCGGCCTCCTGGCAGACGGCGGCCAGCTCCGCCTCCAGGGCGGCACCGGCCGCTCCCGTCTCCCGGAAGCCAGCGGCGATGACCACCAGGCCCTTGACCCCGGCGGCGGCCGCCTCCCGGGCCACCGCCGGCACGCCGGCTGCCGGCACGATGACCACCCCCAGATCCACCGGCTCCGGCAGATCGGCCAGGCTGGGATAGGCCCGCACCCCGCACACCGACTTCGCCCGCACATTCACCGGATAGACGGTGCCGGCGAAATCAGCGGCCAGAAGGTTGCCGAACACCGAGCGGCCGACGCTGCCCGGCCGGTTGGAGGCGCCGATCACCGCCACCGAGGAGGGGCTGAAGATGGCGGCGAGGCCCTGGGGGGAGGCGGCCAGGGCCGGCAGCGGGGAGCGGGCCGGCGGCGGTGTGTCCCGCGTGCAATCGCGTCTGGTCATGGGCCGGTCGTCTGCCTCGCTACTGGTGGGTGGTGCCGGAGCGCAGCTCCTCCACCAGCTCGCGCAGGCTGTGGCCATCCGGCGCGGTGGCGTTGGGCTTGATCTTCAGGAGCTCCTCCCAGGCCTGGATGGCGCCCTCGGTATCCTTGAGGTCGTAATAGAGGACGA
The sequence above is a segment of the Thermodesulfobacteriota bacterium genome. Coding sequences within it:
- a CDS encoding diaminopimelate decarboxylase, which gives rise to MTKGGKRLWWERDDLGYRDQRLVLAGADLAALARSMGTPLFVYSRQRLLANLQRLFAALAGRSFPSRIFFAIKANRFPPLLAALQLHGGCGADVCSPGELLLARQVGFAEEEISYTATAVADSDLDLIARQPGVWVNADSLSTIRRLGQRCPGRQIGLRLNPGRGLGYRDQELLQYAGSRPTKFGIYPARFREALDLAASFGLAVTGLHFHCGCGWSDPQLPVLDRILSDCRQLAGQVPGLRVLNVGGGLGVPYTGEDPPLDLRAWADLLGRHLGGLGCAVWVEPGNYLAMDAGVLLVQVNTVEEKEGRIFVGVNGGTDLVVEPAYYHLPLEVAVCQRRPDQPARQVTVAGHINEALDILAEDIELPAVEEGDFLALLNTGAYGSTMSSHHCLRGQFMEMLLP
- a CDS encoding type II toxin-antitoxin system HicA family toxin, coding for MRSVSGKDLVRAVERNGWLLLRIHGSHHIFGKPGSVVRLSIPVHGAQPLKVGLLRHLMSLAELSESDLDG
- a CDS encoding type II toxin-antitoxin system HicB family antitoxin, which translates into the protein MRLKVVVHTAAEGGYWAEVPAIPGCATQGETFEELLQNLYEAIEGCLAVDVTPAKISESDRIMEIAV
- a CDS encoding acetate--CoA ligase family protein — encoded protein: MTRRDCTRDTPPPARSPLPALAASPQGLAAIFSPSSVAVIGASNRPGSVGRSVFGNLLAADFAGTVYPVNVRAKSVCGVRAYPSLADLPEPVDLGVVIVPAAGVPAVAREAAAAGVKGLVVIAAGFRETGAAGAALEAELAAVCQEAGIRLVGPNCLGVMNTDPAVRLNASFARRRANPGHIAFISQSGALCTAVLDFAARRNIGFSKFISVGNKADIGELAIIRYLAADPQTRVIMLYVEELRHGAEFIETVREITGGEHPTPILAIKAGRTAEGAAAASSHTGSLAGSEAVYDALFQQSGVFRVQTIEELFDCAIAFASQPLPRSNRIAIVTNAGGPGIIATDVTIGSGLRLARFQPETTAALRSHLPAAANIKNPVDVIGDAGSERYQAALEAVLNDESVDGVLFILTPQSMTEIEATAAMIPSLAKRSGKPVMASFMGLMDVSAGVELLEQGGIPHYSFPETAARTMGALYRHSRWVRRQHYKELALAFDRPRARAAIEAALAAGQLYLGEVEGNEILAAYGFPVLPGRLVTSPEEAAAAVAELGPCAFKIVSPQIIHKSDVGGVRVGIRSPEEAREAFAAIMAAAGQHSPEASLRGVFAQKLAAPGVETILGIKRYEAFGPLLMFGLGGIFVEIFKDVSFRLAPIRHNGAWHMVHAIEAFPMLTGARGAAPCDTAAIEECLLRLSALATDNPEIVELDVNPLIAHPEGQGASVADCRLLLAPVSA